GGCTGCGTTGGTCCACGTCCTCGTTTAGTTGGCCCATGAGGACTTCGAGGCCTGCGCAGTTTAACATCAGTTTGCATAGGATGGATCGGTTGCTGCAGAATAAATTTTCGAATCAAGAAAGTCAGACGTTAACATTACATACCACATTACGACATGCAAACGGGAATTAAAGACTGAACTTAATGCAGATTAACACAATGAATAGTGATTTGTAACACGCATGTTCTGATTAATTTCGGAGCTTAAAACTGTATTGCTTTGGGCACAATACCTTATCGTCTTTACCTGACAATATACGGTATAGTAAGAACCAATTTCTCCTTGGTCTCTTGATCTCCGCGCATCAGATGATGTGCAATCTCCCCCTTTCCAGCTGCGGACTCTGCAGTTTCAGTAAACTGTTTCAAGATCGCGTAGGCGAAGTCGACATGCGTGACGCAGCGTGAACACCCATCGTGATTGGCCGGTACTTCCCTGATTGCGTTCAATGTTTCGATGTATCTGGTCTTCATCAGGGGTATCAGATGTTCGTGGCACCTACGGTTTTggttcatttttgttttcggcTGCGTGAAGAAACTCACTTTACTATGTCACAGATGACGTCTTTGACACTTGGATGATCGGACAATGCCCATTTGATCAACTGCATCAATAGCTCCGGGTTGGCGAAATGCGGATAATTCGGGTGGTGTTTGAGAAGAGATTTCAGGAGCCTGACCATCTCGTGACCCAGGGATTGTTTTAGTGATTTTAAGATGTTGCTTTTAGTGTCCGCTGAGGCAGAGTCTGTCATAACtacaattgatttttttggagAGCTAGATTAAACTGTCTTACCGTCCTCAATATCATTAGTTAATATTTCATCGAGTTCTGCAAGATTCGAAGGTGAGGATTTAAGGGAAAGATCGTGAGGCAGCTCCACTTCTTCGGCCTCACTGCAAACTGGGGAGTAATCGTCTGAATCCGAGTCTAATTGAACGACATGATAAAACtccatagaaaaataataaatatatatagcCACCATTAACTAAAGATCTATTAGGGCTCCCGGGTTCGCTCCAAGACACATTCTCCCCATCTGAACTAGAACATGGACTAGGGCTCCTTGGCTGAGATTGgtacttaataaaaatgtctacTTCGTCATCACTAGAACTGGGACTATTACTACATTCTTTCAAGCTCTAAAATCTTAGTGTTTGAATGCAATTCTGGGCTCCAAAAAGGACACTTACATCGTCTTTAATCAGAAGTGTTTTTTTACCCACCATGGGGTGGTCAAAAATAtactttctctttctctcacAGAGATGTTTTAAGTTGATGGAGTCTGGAGGACCTACCAGccatgtaaatttatttgtcaaGGCAAGTATTATGCCATGGGATAGCTGGTTAAGCATTAATTTGTCGTCGTATTTGAATTTGTTCAGAGTGTGTATGAGAAGGGTGCAACAGTTAATCTGGAtgcattatacagggtttttcccaaaaaacttTCTATTGTCATAATCTTACTTACCACATTGTTTGATACCTCTTGAAACTCATTCAAAAGTTTGATAAGCAACACTACAGCCTTGCCACACCTTTCCTGATTCCTATTGGCAGGATGATCAAGCAGATAACAGAGACACTGCAGGTATTCTGCACAGTGCCCATCAAATTCTATAACAACCCTACTTTAACAcgaaaaaataagcaaaagaTCAactaaaaaacctttaataatTGAGTGCTTCTCTAAcacttcaataaatttgaagcaaatctCCGGAATGGGCAGTTCGGACTTTaactgagaaattttaatgaaattcatgACGATTTTAACGATTTTCCTAGGAGCTACTATGAGGACGCTACTCAGGTGTATCAGTGAATCCCCTCTTTCTGTATTGCGCATCTGGAATTTGATGTTAGATAAGACATTAAAGTTGCTGAGAAGATCACAAACCTCTAGTATTGAGTGATAATATTtgaatcttgaaaattcatagaTTACTTTAATTATATCTAAAACCATTTTCTCATTCTGTTTGTCCTTTTGCCATTTCTCACTGTACTTTATAAAAACTGCCCCTAAAGCTTTTAAGACCCCAAATTGTTTGATTAAAGTAACAATTGTTTGGGAGTTTTGCAGCTCCctaaaaactgcaatttttatgtataaGTTGTTTTAAACAGCTCTTTTAGTCACCTTAAAGCTCTTAATGCAGTGGTTACAGTGGCCTCTGAAATTTTCCTGTCTTCAGAAACATCATCTTTAGAAGCTCGTTTCAAAATGTCAACTAAATGGTTAATAATCGAGGGTTTTTTGTCAATTATTATAATAGCCCATTGATCTCGATGCTGGCACATATTGCCAATCACTCGAAAGGTCCGACCATTAATGCTATCCTCTTTTCCATGTTTCTTGAGCAGCTGGTTTATGATCGAGATTAtgttgtgttgtgtcacctgtgCAAGCCTACTCTTTGAACTATCATGAAGAGAAATATGTCCAAATTATTTACCACTTCGACAGTGCAGGTACGATCCATAAGACAGTTTCCTAGGATGCTCAAAGCTAAGTCGACACATTGTTTTTGGTGTGAGCTTAAAAGAACAGCGGTAATTTGTTTCAAACACCCACTTTCCCGGAGTCTTGTAATGTTCTGTTTATGTTTTGGCCATTCCACCTCACTTCGGATGGTTATTAAGGACTTCAGGGCACTTTTTCCAGTCTTGTTTTGCTGCAGAGAGGATATTGCAACCTCTAAGTTAGTATTTGGCATGTTTCTGGCTGCTTTTAAGTaaacaaatgcattttttggtatatgattaataaatttggggCCGTTGTTTATTTGTGGCTAATTTTTGACAGTGACGTCAGTATGTCACTTACAGGGTGTATGTAGATTGTAGTTTGTATTGGTTGCAATTTGACAACAATGTAAACTGGCAACGTTGATTGTTATGTGACATTTAGCCATTCCAATGTGACGTGTCGACTTCGTGGCAAAAGTTGcggtattttaaattaaattctcattCGTTTAGTGTGTTGTTGCTGTGCCTCATGCAGCTTGTCGCGTAAGGCAAGAATTTCCCCTTCAAACCGACCCA
The Euwallacea fornicatus isolate EFF26 chromosome 37, ASM4011564v1, whole genome shotgun sequence genome window above contains:
- the Rnb gene encoding uncharacterized protein Rnb isoform X1 gives rise to the protein MPNTNLEVAISSLQQNKTGKSALKSLITIRSEVEWPKHKQNITRLRESGCLKQITAVLLSSHQKQCVDLALSILGNCLMDRTCTVEVVTQHNIISIINQLLKKHGKEDSINGRTFRVIGNMCQHRDQWAIIIIDKKPSIINHLVDILKRASKDDVSEDRKISEATVTTALRALRELQNSQTIVTLIKQFGVLKALGAVFIKYSEKWQKDKQNEKMVLDIIKVIYEFSRFKYYHSILEMRNTERGDSLIHLSSVLIVAPRKIVKIVMNFIKISQLKSELPIPEICFKFIEVLEKHSIIKEFDGHCAEYLQCLCYLLDHPANRNQERCGKAVVLLIKLLNEFQEVSNNVINCCTLLIHTLNKFKYDDKLMLNQLSHGIILALTNKFTWLVGPPDSINLKHLCERKRKYIFDHPMVGKKTLLIKDDSLKECSNSPSSSDDEVDIFIKYQSQPRSPSPCSSSDGENVSWSEPGSPNRSLVNDSDSDDYSPVCSEAEEVELPHDLSLKSSPSNLAELDEILTNDIEDDSASADTKSNILKSLKQSLGHEMVRLLKSLLKHHPNYPHFANPELLMQLIKWALSDHPSVKDVICDIVKCHEHLIPLMKTRYIETLNAIREVPANHDGCSRCVTHVDFAYAILKQFTETAESAAGKGEIAHHLMRGDQETKEKLVLTIPYIVSNRSILCKLMLNCAGLEVLMGQLNEDVDQRSLKVLVQMASKCLNINNPTKPVIHCGTGIIAADQYRLSDDCVNVVCFKFENGVLVRADRDFLAKQSEFFNGLLNGHFKESRQSNIELSNVDPKSFRCLLHLLQVVPKRLIQEIDLELETLLDVILLSDRYLLTDLCVALTDSVQLFRISVETVPIIYNWSVESGTNLLRIESVAFALVAAIDDQERYRMFRKLFDLEYREQLVGDVEKLLKRYLRLEDFCQRERNEGSAVRRSREMRSLLLKQNLSLERADF
- the Rnb gene encoding uncharacterized protein Rnb isoform X2, with translation MCQHRDQWAIIIIDKKPSIINHLVDILKRASKDDVSEDRKISEATVTTALRALRELQNSQTIVTLIKQFGVLKALGAVFIKYSEKWQKDKQNEKMVLDIIKVIYEFSRFKYYHSILEMRNTERGDSLIHLSSVLIVAPRKIVKIVMNFIKISQLKSELPIPEICFKFIEVLEKHSIIKEFDGHCAEYLQCLCYLLDHPANRNQERCGKAVVLLIKLLNEFQEVSNNVINCCTLLIHTLNKFKYDDKLMLNQLSHGIILALTNKFTWLVGPPDSINLKHLCERKRKYIFDHPMVGKKTLLIKDDSLKECSNSPSSSDDEVDIFIKYQSQPRSPSPCSSSDGENVSWSEPGSPNRSLVNDSDSDDYSPVCSEAEEVELPHDLSLKSSPSNLAELDEILTNDIEDDSASADTKSNILKSLKQSLGHEMVRLLKSLLKHHPNYPHFANPELLMQLIKWALSDHPSVKDVICDIVKCHEHLIPLMKTRYIETLNAIREVPANHDGCSRCVTHVDFAYAILKQFTETAESAAGKGEIAHHLMRGDQETKEKLVLTIPYIVSNRSILCKLMLNCAGLEVLMGQLNEDVDQRSLKVLVQMASKCLNINNPTKPVIHCGTGIIAADQYRLSDDCVNVVCFKFENGVLVRADRDFLAKQSEFFNGLLNGHFKESRQSNIELSNVDPKSFRCLLHLLQVVPKRLIQEIDLELETLLDVILLSDRYLLTDLCVALTDSVQLFRISVETVPIIYNWSVESGTNLLRIESVAFALVAAIDDQERYRMFRKLFDLEYREQLVGDVEKLLKRYLRLEDFCQRERNEGSAVRRSREMRSLLLKQNLSLERADF